A single window of Oscillospiraceae bacterium DNA harbors:
- the spoIIE gene encoding stage II sporulation protein E — protein MELLKKNLSVFKNFIMSFTLSLSKYKNIGILSVIGFLIGRINIFSSLSPFSLSFLLASGNNPIVLIFTLLGIISTNTINAPKYVLTVFFGVTLSTLIKWIFPNINKDKVNPTISFISLFTFSLCFTLFKDYVIYDILLVLFESIISFLSYFVLKKGIISILKINAKKYFTLEEITTFLIILTILISGIGDIYIYDIINLKNVISVYIVFLGASLSNIGIGSQIAAFMGIAAGIGSDYMGVFIATYCVNGLIASTMSKYGKVISVLGFTLGNVFMNILMGFEYYMVINYPEILIASFFYILLPDILIKRIFLTNTEYGLNNDSASTIKKIATVKLDRLSFAFKKLSDTICSTLIKNDKLKEDNSSAFYDEVGEKVCKKCALRFYCWQKDYDTTKKAMSQIVKKINLKGTANRDDFPDYFKGKCVKVNEVLQAIISLYEIYRLNSMWQSKMKENAKIYKDQFLELSDIVENLKNEIEKNPYFDKNLSLEISSKLENDGINIKNLSVIKDCNENTQIELTLFPCQKKDKCYKFIEQRLSEILDIPFIKISGKCSFKECVLKFKECESYSLKSSVKQCSKNKNEKSGDNYSIKTLDNSSRYIILCDGSGSGETASFYSKNTIKLLEEFLKTGFSKSASVKLINSSLMCNKENDYFSTIDLSIMDLKNAELEILKKGACPTYIKKANGEFLVIRNNSFPAGIIDEKKEIPQKIKLSENDLIIMISDGIYDSLDKEDWIIEALKAINSNDPDVISDLILKIAQSTENRDRDDMTVIVSKCVSQCI, from the coding sequence TAGGAAGAATAAATATTTTTTCTTCTCTTTCTCCTTTTTCACTTTCCTTTTTACTTGCTTCGGGAAACAATCCTATAGTCTTAATATTTACTCTTCTTGGTATAATTTCAACAAACACTATAAATGCACCTAAATATGTGCTGACTGTTTTTTTTGGTGTTACATTATCCACACTTATTAAGTGGATTTTCCCTAATATAAACAAAGATAAAGTAAATCCAACCATAAGTTTTATATCTTTATTTACATTCAGTTTATGTTTTACCTTGTTTAAAGATTATGTTATTTACGATATATTGCTTGTATTATTCGAGTCCATAATTTCCTTTTTGTCTTACTTTGTTTTAAAAAAGGGAATCATATCAATTTTAAAAATCAATGCAAAGAAATATTTTACTTTAGAGGAAATCACAACTTTTCTTATCATACTTACAATTTTGATTTCCGGTATAGGAGATATTTATATTTATGATATTATAAACTTAAAAAACGTCATTTCAGTATATATTGTTTTTCTGGGTGCATCGCTAAGTAATATAGGCATAGGTTCTCAAATTGCAGCATTTATGGGAATTGCAGCAGGTATCGGAAGCGACTATATGGGAGTTTTTATTGCTACATACTGTGTTAACGGACTTATAGCATCTACAATGTCAAAATACGGAAAGGTTATATCTGTTTTAGGCTTTACTCTTGGGAATGTATTTATGAACATACTTATGGGGTTTGAATATTATATGGTTATAAACTATCCTGAAATTTTAATTGCATCGTTTTTTTACATATTACTTCCCGATATTTTAATAAAAAGAATATTTTTAACAAACACTGAGTATGGTCTTAACAATGATTCAGCATCTACCATAAAAAAGATTGCCACAGTCAAACTGGACAGGCTTAGTTTTGCATTCAAAAAATTATCCGACACCATTTGTTCTACTCTTATAAAAAACGATAAATTAAAAGAGGATAACTCATCTGCTTTTTATGACGAAGTAGGCGAAAAAGTATGTAAAAAATGTGCATTAAGATTTTACTGTTGGCAAAAGGATTATGATACAACGAAAAAAGCCATGTCCCAGATAGTAAAAAAGATAAATTTAAAAGGGACTGCCAACCGTGATGATTTCCCTGATTATTTCAAAGGAAAATGCGTAAAAGTAAACGAAGTGCTTCAGGCGATTATTTCTCTTTATGAAATATACCGCCTTAATTCTATGTGGCAAAGTAAAATGAAAGAAAACGCAAAGATATATAAAGACCAGTTCTTAGAACTTTCAGATATTGTTGAGAATTTAAAGAATGAGATTGAAAAAAATCCATATTTTGATAAGAACTTATCCCTTGAAATTTCCTCTAAACTGGAAAACGACGGTATAAATATTAAAAACTTAAGTGTAATAAAAGACTGCAACGAAAACACTCAGATTGAACTTACGCTTTTCCCCTGTCAGAAAAAAGATAAATGTTACAAATTTATAGAACAAAGGCTATCTGAAATTCTTGATATTCCTTTTATAAAAATATCGGGAAAATGCTCATTTAAAGAGTGTGTTCTTAAATTCAAAGAATGTGAAAGTTATTCTCTTAAATCAAGTGTAAAACAATGCTCTAAAAACAAAAATGAAAAAAGCGGAGATAATTATTCAATAAAAACGCTTGACAACTCCTCAAGATACATCATTCTTTGTGACGGAAGCGGAAGCGGAGAAACAGCATCTTTCTATTCTAAAAATACTATTAAACTTTTAGAAGAATTTTTAAAAACAGGTTTTTCCAAATCGGCATCTGTTAAACTCATTAATTCCTCACTTATGTGCAATAAGGAAAACGATTATTTTTCTACCATAGATTTAAGTATTATGGACTTAAAAAATGCAGAACTTGAAATCTTAAAAAAAGGAGCCTGCCCTACTTATATAAAAAAAGCAAACGGTGAATTTTTAGTTATAAGAAACAACTCTTTTCCTGCAGGAATAATTGACGAAAAAAAAGAAATTCCGCAAAAAATTAAATTGTCGGAAAACGACTTAATAATTATGATAAGTGATGGGATTTATGATTCTCTTGACAAAGAAGACTGGATTATAGAAGCATTAAAAGCAATAAATTCAAATGACCCTGATGTTATTTCCGACCTTATATTAAAAATTGCACAAAGCACTGAAAACAGGGATAGAGATGATATGACAGTAATAGTAAGTAAATGTGTCAGCCAATGTATATAA
- a CDS encoding MBOAT family protein yields the protein MVFSSVLFLLYFLPVTLVLYFILPKRARNLALFVVSLIFYAWGEPLYISIMLFSTFFDYYNGLMIEKYENNQGKRKFFLVLSVVVNLLILGFFKYSDLFISSLNSVFNISIPLLNLSLPIGISFYTFQTMSYSIDVYQKKANAQKNIIDFGCYVAMFPQLIAGPIVRYHEISLELNKREETFDKVYDGIKIFVCGLSKKVLLANNIGLLWDTVKVLPKSEMSVVLYWLGILAFSFQIYFDFSGYSDMAIGLGKIFGFTFPKNFNYPYISKSITEFWQRWHISLGTWFKEYLYIPLGGNRVKISKNILNLLIVWFATGLWHGASYNFIVWGLYYGILLIIEKFLLKKVLDKLPGFISHIYTLFFVIIGWVLFAFDSINDGIDYIFGMFGSGVPFINNNALYNLSSYFLIFIILVISSTPLFKKIKVNKYLTFILCIIGFIISFAYIVDSSYNPFLYFRF from the coding sequence ATGGTATTCTCAAGTGTTCTGTTTTTACTTTACTTTTTACCTGTAACATTGGTACTCTATTTTATACTGCCAAAAAGAGCAAGAAATCTTGCTCTTTTTGTTGTGAGCCTTATTTTCTATGCATGGGGAGAACCTTTATATATTTCTATTATGCTATTTTCGACATTTTTTGATTATTATAACGGTCTTATGATTGAGAAATATGAAAATAATCAGGGTAAGAGAAAGTTTTTCCTTGTTTTATCTGTTGTAGTTAATTTACTTATACTTGGATTTTTTAAATATTCAGATCTTTTTATCTCAAGCCTTAACAGCGTTTTTAATATTTCGATACCTCTTCTTAATTTAAGTCTTCCTATCGGTATATCATTCTACACATTCCAGACTATGTCTTATTCTATTGATGTGTATCAAAAAAAAGCGAATGCTCAGAAAAATATAATAGATTTCGGTTGTTACGTGGCAATGTTTCCGCAACTTATTGCAGGACCTATTGTACGTTATCACGAAATATCTTTGGAACTTAATAAAAGAGAAGAAACATTTGATAAAGTTTATGACGGTATAAAAATATTTGTATGCGGGCTTTCCAAAAAAGTGTTACTTGCAAATAATATCGGACTATTGTGGGATACTGTTAAAGTTCTTCCAAAAAGCGAGATGTCAGTCGTTCTTTACTGGCTAGGAATATTAGCATTCTCATTCCAGATTTATTTTGATTTTTCAGGGTATTCTGATATGGCAATAGGTTTAGGAAAAATATTTGGTTTTACTTTTCCGAAAAACTTTAATTATCCGTATATAAGTAAATCGATAACTGAATTTTGGCAAAGATGGCATATTTCACTTGGTACATGGTTTAAAGAGTATCTTTATATACCTCTTGGCGGAAACCGTGTTAAAATATCTAAAAATATATTAAATCTTTTGATTGTCTGGTTTGCTACAGGATTATGGCATGGAGCAAGTTATAATTTTATTGTATGGGGACTTTATTACGGAATTTTACTTATTATAGAAAAATTCCTTTTAAAGAAAGTTCTTGATAAATTGCCCGGATTTATATCTCATATATATACTTTGTTTTTTGTAATAATAGGCTGGGTGCTTTTTGCATTTGATTCTATAAATGATGGAATAGATTATATTTTCGGTATGTTTGGCAGTGGTGTTCCTTTTATAAATAATAACGCACTTTATAATCTTTCTTCCTACTTTTTGATATTTATAATACTTGTTATTTCTTCAACACCTTTGTTTAAAAAGATAAAAGTAAATAAGTATTTAACCTTTATACTATGTATTATAGGATTTATAATATCATTTGCGTATATTGTGGATTCAAGTTATAATCCGTTTTTATACTTCAGATTTTAA
- a CDS encoding DUF4358 domain-containing protein: protein MKKIICFILSLMVILSVFAGCSKEIENDVPNNEIVENSGAEENISPDQTEENKEENKKEENNKEQNNKNESSSSKEPSPSVKPPVTSPKEEPSLSSVMAGMVGVIPEGEHNLEEITPDFYKDIYGIDKSQFADVLIYGTMISVKANEIILIKVNNENEISKAVDLLTKRKEQVYKTWEQYLPDQFEMVKNGVIKTNGKYAALIIAPQVNKVLNKFNELTK, encoded by the coding sequence ATGAAAAAAATAATTTGTTTTATTTTAAGTTTAATGGTTATACTATCAGTATTTGCAGGTTGTTCTAAAGAAATAGAAAATGACGTGCCGAATAATGAGATTGTTGAAAATTCAGGGGCAGAGGAAAATATATCTCCTGACCAAACTGAAGAAAACAAAGAAGAAAATAAAAAAGAAGAAAACAATAAAGAACAAAATAACAAAAATGAATCAAGTTCTTCAAAAGAACCATCACCAAGTGTTAAGCCACCTGTTACTTCTCCTAAGGAAGAGCCTTCTCTATCTTCGGTTATGGCAGGTATGGTAGGTGTTATCCCTGAAGGCGAACATAATCTGGAGGAAATAACTCCCGACTTTTATAAAGATATCTATGGTATAGATAAATCGCAGTTTGCAGATGTTTTGATATATGGCACAATGATAAGTGTAAAAGCAAATGAAATAATCTTAATAAAAGTAAATAACGAGAATGAAATTTCAAAAGCAGTTGACCTTTTAACAAAAAGGAAGGAACAGGTTTATAAAACATGGGAACAATATCTTCCCGACCAGTTTGAAATGGTTAAAAATGGTGTGATTAAAACTAACGGTAAGTATGCTGCACTTATTATTGCACCACAGGTTAACAAAGTTTTAAATAAATTTAACGAACTGACAAAATAG
- a CDS encoding DUF3153 domain-containing protein, with product MKIKKIISVILLTLIVCLLTGCVNLTCSLNLKENGKMDVNVSVLYSDKEFSYDNEAIDNIKNELIYKDFIVEDINENGMKGFSFSKENIRPEGLDEILENEYNIDISDEILDSFDYERGFLYNKYDLDTDIDLTSFAKLGSLTDGNGQAISGEELQKIFSHLSLKLIVNMDSGFITETNSKLLSNDKKTAEWVLIPGTKSEVEFEAITTNMLSIVGTIVILATVLLITVVVLIVLIKMYIKRKKECNKE from the coding sequence ATGAAAATAAAAAAGATAATTTCAGTAATATTACTAACACTTATAGTATGTCTTTTAACAGGATGTGTTAATTTAACATGTTCACTTAATTTAAAAGAGAATGGGAAGATGGATGTAAACGTTTCGGTATTATACAGCGATAAAGAATTTTCTTATGATAACGAGGCGATAGACAATATTAAGAATGAACTTATTTATAAGGATTTTATAGTAGAAGATATAAATGAAAACGGAATGAAAGGATTTTCCTTTTCAAAAGAAAATATCAGACCTGAAGGTTTGGATGAAATTTTAGAAAATGAGTATAATATAGATATAAGTGATGAAATTCTTGATAGTTTTGATTATGAGAGAGGCTTTTTATACAATAAGTATGACCTTGATACAGACATTGATTTAACATCTTTTGCAAAGTTAGGCTCGCTTACTGATGGTAATGGTCAGGCTATTTCGGGTGAAGAACTTCAAAAAATCTTTTCGCATTTAAGTTTAAAACTTATTGTTAATATGGATTCAGGTTTTATTACAGAAACTAATTCAAAGTTACTTTCAAACGACAAAAAAACTGCAGAGTGGGTACTTATTCCGGGCACGAAATCGGAAGTTGAATTTGAAGCTATTACAACAAATATGTTGTCTATTGTAGGAACAATTGTTATTCTTGCAACAGTGCTTCTTATAACAGTTGTTGTTCTTATAGTTTTAATAAAAATGTATATAAAAAGAAAAAAAGAATGTAATAAAGAATAG